The Nicotiana tabacum cultivar K326 chromosome 5, ASM71507v2, whole genome shotgun sequence sequence cccgtgccgctacggtctccagtgtatttatgcgacattaatttcccacaagttttacacttagccttattttgttctcttacttgagtaaaaaaattccaaactaatgatgtttctaggcgtttagcaggttctctattaaaagtaggagtttctacaggtggatcgaccggtgcatcagttgggttattaagaggactagtaggtgtatcatctaaatccgatgcttgggtttcatcatcatcctcattttcctcattattttctaagatggtttcattaggataaagagcattcataatttcatcatctaatctttcacctggtgcaacattatagtaaaattcactatcggtaaattgaaaacaagggtgatcactatcaagaattaaagaaggaggaggacgtctaggctggcgactactttcaacttgcttatcttttctaggtcggggagccgggggaagggtagttggttgacCACTACTTTCACCgattttatcttttcctttaccaaacatttttttccaaagaaaatgccatattaattataattatgcaatctgaaccacacaaaaatatattcttaaaacgtaagagttaaaacgagtttaccggattgccgaacaacttcttgaaaattgaaaatcgttgaacacttgaaaacttcaattcaacaacttcacaatttttcacgaaatttcaacaatagattaagtaattgtagtagagagattgagagatattgatgaattggtgaataaaaatgaaagaatgagggggtatttatagttgagaaatggggaaaagtgtaattatataaagtttggggttaaaataaagtttgggggccaaatggccattttctaAACTACCAAACGGTCAAAAAAAGCCCCAAACGGATACTTTTTAAATATGGCAGTTGGgctgttttttaaaaaaacaatttttttttaaattatagccGTTAGGCCCGCTGGGCCCGGACCAGGCCCGCCAGCCGGTCCCGGGCTCATGGGTTTACCAAACAAGATCGGCCCGCCTCGGGCTTTAAGAGaccaccaggaccggcccaccaggcccgtgaGGCCCGTTAAGACCGTGGGCCCGGTTCGGGACCAGCACACTGTGCAGCATTACTACCACCTCTCACTGATCACGCTGTAATGTCTCGACGAATCAAATTCCTCCTAAAAGGAGGCATCAAGTCCGCTCACCAAGGACGCATCCCGTTGCGACCTCGAcgagcggagggactaactgtatgagtCCGAATTTGATCGACCACGGCCTATCGCGAGTATGATAGGTGACCGAAAACCCACGAGTCGACACAGGGGTACGACCCAGAGGCGGAAGGAGAGACGCCACCGCATCAGCACTAGATTTGGAGAACAAGATCTCTATTGGGGTCGTTTTTACTCTAATCAACATATGATATTTCCGTCAGTTTTAATAACCCGTTTATTTGTTCCACGTCCATCAGTTGGACAATAAAGTATTTAATGCAAACTTAAAGGATCATATATGCTCAAGATAGTACAACAGGGACGAGGATAAACTTACCATCAAATTTAAGGGGACATTTGAATGGCAGGGAAACTTGTTTGGTAACATGTAATTAATACTAACAAAGAAACTTTATATTTAGTTTAGTGGTGTATTACATAGTTAGTTACTGGGTTTAGTACACAAAGAGATATGTATTTTAACAATAGTAAGTGATATGCCAAATAAACAACAACATACCCGATGTGATTTTGATCACTTTTAGTCCATCTGGCTGGcaaaaaaacataataaaatttgtatattttttgtatataacatacagaaatttgtgtgcgtatatatatatatatatatatatacatacatattttttcaactattattttgagagcagcAATATAGTATCATATTCCTTgtgatttttagtttttataactcaatacaatttccccaaaataacccatttcttcaacataaaatttacttggtcaaggagtatatcagactTTGCCAAATTTTGTTTCATTTATTAATTTAAATGCCAAGCACTTAAAAATCCTGCTTATCACAATATGTTCTAAAAGTTCACACTAATTAGAGTCCACCTTGTCACACCATGTAGTCAAATTCAAGTTTTGCTTTAAACTCCAGGGAGGTTTCTTTTCATTGTCAACATTCAGGTTTGCAGtaaataggaaaagaaaagagaaaaagtttGATACACCCCCATGAGTCAGAGGAAAATATATTATCTAAAAATGAATTTGACCACAAGATTTTGTTTATCTTGGATTTAATACACTATTAGGCAAATGAACATAAATAAACAGagaacaagaaagtaaaaaaagagaggaaaatcaAGGCAATAGTACAATCTACTAAGAGTTCGAGCCAAAATTGAGTTGGtgcaattatttttttataactgTGGCATCTGAGCCAGCTTGCGCCCACCTCGACTACCGCAGGATAGCTGTTACCTCTCACCAGCTGATGTAATTAATTTAAGCAGGACAACACTGAGGTTCAAAATTTCTTTGCCTGACCAATTCATGCATGTCATGGACTATCTTAAATACAGCATCTGGCCTTGCTAATCTTAGAGCATTTTGAGACATTATTCTGAGTTCATCTTGTCTTGGACCAAACCACTGAGCTACTATATTGGCTATCTTTTTAGGTGACTTTGAGAATTTCCCACATCCGTTCTCGATAACATATGGAACGTTTCCAGCTTCCTGCAGTAGATAAAACAAACGTATGGAGGATAAGAAATTAGAATAGGTTGAAAAGACTCCGGACTTGAGCATAATAGGAAACATCTGCATTGACAAAACAAATGAACCGAGATAAAAGAGGTGATGTTCGTTTAGTCAAATTATGCTAGTGTGCGGTTGTAGTAAAACATTAATAAACACCATGCAAAGCATTCAAAAGCAGTGTGTGAAAAGTTTAACAGAGATTTACAAACTAAATTATTAAGAAGATGCAACGTTAAGAAGGATGCCATCAGCCAAATAAAACCAACAAACCAATTATAATCATTAGTTTGAGGGTTACGATTAAGAGGATAACTCAAGACAAACAACAATCAGACGTGTAGTAGGGTAATGTTTCCAAGATTTAAAAAAAAGGTAACTGCGATGTGGAATACTAAGAGAAATTAGCAAACATCATGATGTAAAGTGCCTCCGTATTTGTACAGCTTTTAAAGAGGTAGCTAGGAGCAAtgagaattaatatttgaaatgGAAAGTTTTAAgaaacctccacttccaaccaagaggttgtgagttcgagtcaccccaagagcaaggttggggagttcttggagggaaggatgccgtgggtctatttggaaacaacctctctaccccagggtagaggtaagatctgcgtacacactaccctccccagaccccactagtgggattatactgggtggttgttgttgttggaaagTTTTAAGAAAGGAATATTATCtaataaagaaaacaaagatCAGCAGTTTTCTCTCTTGGCAAGACACAAGTAATCGGATGAACCTCATAGAAAAGGTATTCAGAATGCGCggaagacaaaggaaaaaggaacTCCTAAAGAAAGAACCAAATAATATACTGAATGCTCGATATACCTGTCCAGCAATGTAATCATTAAGAATTATAGGCAGTCCTCGAATCACGGCTTCTGCAATAGTCCCCGGCCCAGCCTGCAGAAAACCAGAATAATTATagtattctttttttcttttttcactttGAGGCGAAGGGGTTATCTTATCCTCCCTTTTCTATTTGGTTTATTGAAGTAAACAGCTAGAAAGCAAGTGACAAACCTTAGTGATAATACAATCACAAGCGCCCATACATTCCTCCATTTTAGTGACAAATCCCTTTACCTGAAACATGACATAGACACGCCAAGGACACACATAAATGTTCGAGCATGTAAACTTTAGTCAAAAGGTATATACTATGTACATGGGTATTATATGTCAGTCACTCACATATACAGTGAATCTACAGCTCACAAGTAGCAAAATGTTACACTAACTGGTTAAAAAGAAAACCATCATGCTTTAAAATTACGAAAAATTGACTATAAACCCTAAGTTAAAATGTAAAACGGACAATTATCTGCATTCGTTATTTTAAGCATCCATTATGTGGTCAATGACTTAATATTTGAGTACAAGAATGTGTGTAAGAGAATTTCGGGCAAAGACGGAGGTTTGGTATCAACAACAGGATTGAGTGATTATTGGATACCGAGCTTATTACACCAATCAAAATGGAAGGGAAAAATAACGGGTTTGACAATTCAGTGTTTCCTGAGTGATTTAACAATTTCAGAGACCTTTCAGATGATACAACAGCGAGATAAGCGTGAAAATGCCAGGCTGGCAAAATGTTTCGAGCAATACCTGAACAGGAATTTTCCACTGCACTGAAGTCAATCTGTTGAAAAGCTTCTTATTACGGCCGCATATTACTAGGACCTGACCTATTGGCTCCCCATGAATTTCATCATACAGTGCATCTCCAAGTGCTCGAGCAGTTGCCTCTATTGGACCCATCCCTTCCCCACCACCCATCAACAGTACAGCTGGGAGATGCTCCTCCATTCCAAGTTCCTTCCTCAGTTCAACCTGTAAATTGGATTAGAGAACAGTCTAAAAAGCACTGATCATGTGACCGATAGcgcaaagaatatgagagaataCGATACAGAAGTATGATAACAGGGCCCACTATTTCCATGTACCCTGTGGAAACTGGAGGAATTACACTTACCTTGGGAGGAACCGGCTTCACAAATGATGGCCGTACGGGAAGCCCGTAAACTTTTAGTTGATATGGCTTGAGACCTGCTCTCAGTGCTCGTTTTGCTACCTCTTCTGATGGACAGTAGCACCTAGTAACGAGTTTGTGAAACCTAAATATGAAATTCAAACAATATTATTAGTACTACAAGGATCAAGATAATCTAGAATTTGTTGAATAACCATAAAATATACCATGTAGGATGACAAGTGCTTAAATCTGTTATAACAGTTGTAAATATGATCTTCTTCAAGAGACCCTTGGACCTCAAGATGCGAAGAGGTACATGCTGCATTAGAGGATGTACACTGATAATAATATCAGGTTGATATTTCATTAAACCTTTGGCAACCTCGCTGCACAAAGTAGGATAGAAGGCTTGTTATACAACTGAAGCTGCTACAAGGAAAATAAGAACTAGTCAGCTGTAAGCTGGGTGCAGATACACATATTAACGTTCAACCAGTCCAAGTATATATTGAAAACACGGAAGGGAAACATTTTTTGGGTAAAAAGAATCAATACAGCAGAATGGCATAAGCTCATAATATCAAGAGATGAGAAAAATCCAATAGAAATGACTAACTGAGAAATAGGGGAAACATAAGTAGAGAACTGATAAAATTGTCCCATGCAAATTATTGACTAAAAAATAGTGCACCATACAAATTGAGTCATGTGTTATGTCAAGAGGCATACTTTTATACAGGTTTAAGTGACAAGACTCCTGGGGTGAGAAGCAAGATGCAAGAAGAAAGCCTCACCTAGTAAAATACACATTCCATAGAAATAAAGTTTACTTATCATATATGAATTTAAGATTTACAACACCTAATTTAAAATTAATAGTACTAATTTAGCATCCAATATACTATAATAGCTATATTAATCCCAAACATCATTTAGTTAACTTCAATTTTCAAATTAATCTCCTATTACT is a genomic window containing:
- the LOC107787940 gene encoding probable monogalactosyldiacylglycerol synthase, chloroplastic codes for the protein MMQHSSSVTQEPTNPFGFVSQVGSFVFNNSCSRVSKSNFTLDSYSNLLSNYLYFDCNVKKDSLNHKNKPKASPLLSLSISNKSASSFSRVLFQFNKAIRFHCEKIPLGFASVGVNCGESNGVREEGSVVENEGIPDNGVESEPPKKVLILMSDTGGGHRASAEAIRSAFNEEFGDKYQVFITDLWTEHTPWPFNQLPRSYNFLVKHGSLWRMTYYATAPRLVHQTNFAATSTFIAREVAKGLMKYQPDIIISVHPLMQHVPLRILRSKGLLKKIIFTTVITDLSTCHPTWFHKLVTRCYCPSEEVAKRALRAGLKPYQLKVYGLPVRPSFVKPVPPKVELRKELGMEEHLPAVLLMGGGEGMGPIEATARALGDALYDEIHGEPIGQVLVICGRNKKLFNRLTSVQWKIPVQVKGFVTKMEECMGACDCIITKAGPGTIAEAVIRGLPIILNDYIAGQEAGNVPYVIENGCGKFSKSPKKIANIVAQWFGPRQDELRIMSQNALRLARPDAVFKIVHDMHELVRQRNFEPQCCPA